In Pantoea cypripedii, the following proteins share a genomic window:
- a CDS encoding hydantoinase B/oxoprolinase family protein, translating to MAIDGRNLQILANYCAAAADAMAFTLMRTAHSTFVKETEDFSCQIVSRDGLAFASPRSFGAPWYSGIDYGPVLALIDHYDEGDICITNDSYAGNVATHSPDIHIWKPVFHQGEIVCFVVGHIHNTDVGGAVPASLSRSLTDIVQEGIRIPPLKIVRNGELNEEVARIMRLNVRVPDQNWGDFKAQLASVNVGERKIHEIIARFGVVDFLQGIDGMLEYAERQARSIIATIPDGEYFYADFADEDGEGGFPCRVAITLRVQGETLELDYTGSDPQLASSLNMPTGGRERHPLALVGVTYVLSTLDRNLLLNAGTLRPTRAILPPGTVMNCEAPAAVGMRSLTCALSQIATIGVFSQAIPDRLPANSPGGNSIMNIRTSDAANRSVVASLGPVGGGAGGTPRHDGPDGSGGLSAFLKNTPIEINEAEVPIHFHRYGLVPDSAGAGRYRGGLASEMVFEVFAPDTLVTARNRNRSVFASAGVLGGAPGALSHFRTLRDGDTLEHGNTDVIRCQPGDVVEVCGPGAGGYGLAVDRDVQAVLRDVRCGFVSLAAAREQYGVAIVNDQVDEVMTAELRHAMRQPAAGHFDHGAARDAFEAVWTPQRYQLLTAFLAAAPVGWRHFLKHQVFKAVAADSQPETGMAAQMHAIFSQLRQRYPAMMV from the coding sequence ATGGCGATTGACGGACGTAACCTGCAAATTCTCGCCAACTACTGCGCGGCAGCAGCCGACGCAATGGCGTTTACCCTGATGCGCACCGCGCACTCCACCTTCGTCAAAGAGACGGAAGATTTCTCCTGCCAGATTGTCAGCCGGGACGGGCTGGCGTTTGCCTCACCGCGCAGCTTTGGTGCGCCCTGGTATAGCGGGATTGATTACGGTCCGGTGCTGGCCCTGATCGACCATTATGACGAGGGAGATATCTGCATCACCAACGATTCCTACGCAGGCAACGTGGCAACCCACTCGCCGGATATCCATATCTGGAAACCGGTGTTTCATCAGGGGGAAATTGTCTGCTTTGTGGTGGGGCATATTCACAACACTGATGTCGGCGGCGCGGTCCCGGCTTCGCTGTCGCGTTCCCTGACCGATATCGTGCAGGAAGGTATCCGCATTCCGCCGCTGAAAATCGTGCGGAACGGTGAGTTAAATGAAGAAGTGGCGCGCATTATGCGGCTCAACGTGCGCGTGCCGGATCAGAACTGGGGCGACTTCAAAGCCCAGCTGGCTTCGGTGAACGTCGGTGAACGTAAAATCCACGAGATTATCGCCCGTTTCGGGGTGGTGGATTTTCTGCAGGGCATCGACGGGATGCTGGAGTATGCCGAACGCCAGGCGCGCAGCATTATCGCCACCATTCCCGACGGTGAATATTTCTATGCTGACTTTGCCGACGAGGATGGCGAAGGGGGCTTCCCGTGCCGGGTGGCGATCACCCTGCGGGTGCAGGGGGAAACGCTGGAGCTGGATTACACCGGCAGCGATCCACAGCTGGCTTCTTCGCTGAATATGCCAACCGGTGGACGCGAACGTCACCCGCTGGCGCTGGTGGGCGTTACCTATGTGCTCTCCACTCTGGACCGGAACCTGTTGCTGAACGCGGGAACGCTGCGCCCGACGCGCGCCATTCTGCCGCCGGGAACGGTGATGAACTGCGAAGCCCCAGCAGCGGTGGGCATGCGTTCGCTGACCTGCGCTCTGTCGCAGATCGCCACCATCGGCGTATTTTCCCAGGCGATCCCCGATCGTCTGCCCGCCAATTCGCCGGGTGGCAACTCCATCATGAATATTCGCACCAGCGATGCGGCTAACCGCAGCGTGGTGGCCTCGCTCGGCCCGGTGGGTGGAGGAGCAGGCGGTACGCCACGTCACGATGGCCCGGATGGCTCCGGCGGTTTATCCGCCTTCCTGAAAAACACGCCGATTGAGATCAACGAAGCGGAAGTGCCGATCCATTTCCATCGCTATGGTCTGGTGCCTGACAGCGCCGGGGCCGGACGTTATCGCGGTGGCTTAGCCAGCGAGATGGTGTTTGAGGTTTTTGCCCCGGACACGCTGGTCACCGCCCGTAACCGTAATCGTTCGGTATTTGCCTCGGCGGGCGTGCTCGGCGGCGCACCGGGTGCTTTGTCACACTTCCGCACCCTGCGTGACGGTGACACCCTCGAACATGGCAACACCGATGTGATTCGTTGCCAGCCGGGGGATGTGGTCGAGGTGTGTGGTCCGGGAGCGGGGGGCTACGGCTTGGCAGTGGATCGTGATGTGCAGGCGGTGCTGCGGGATGTGCGCTGCGGCTTCGTCAGTCTGGCGGCGGCCCGTGAGCAATATGGTGTGGCGATCGTCAATGACCAGGTTGACGAGGTCATGACCGCTGAACTGCGTCACGCCATGCGCCAGCCTGCTGCCGGACACTTTGATCACGGTGCGGCGCGTGACGCGTTTGAAGCGGTATGGACACCGCAACGTTATCAACTGCTGACCGCCTTCCTGGCGGCGGCACCGGTCGGCTGGCGTCATTTTCTTAAGCATCAGGTGTTTAAGGCAGTGGCAGCGGATAGCCAGCCAGAGACGGGCATGGCGGCGCAGATGCACGCCATCTTCAGCCAGTTGCGCCAGCGTTATCCGGCGATGATGGTTTGA
- a CDS encoding hydantoinase/oxoprolinase family protein, with amino-acid sequence MGYRVGVDIGGSFTDFAVLNEQTNQIHTLKVLSRPDQPGSEILTGLAQLEQRDGIAPQQIDYFTHGTTVGINAVIQRRGVKLALFATEGFCDVLELARLKIPHIHDLFSRRPEPLISRDRVFAIKERTDRNGAVLQDVDRDSVLAAIAGARAAGCQGIVVALLHSYRNRHNEAAVKAIINDQAPELLTSCSADIWPIIREYERTITATINAYVQPMVIHYLESFERALNTMGVTPPPRITKSNGGVMGVEQAKSECVQMVLSGTASGVIGASFLASACGFDKILSLDIGGTSADVAVIIDGQVAQGNGEIIGDFPIYIPSVAVTSVGQGGGSLAWIDNQGVLHMGPDSAGSLPGPVCFQRGGTQPTATDAFAACGMIGHGDLGYNAVRVDVAAARAAWQPLAETLGIPVEETAETAIQLAISSMYSDTSGLLSRFGLDPREFWFLAFGGAGPMMGCFLARELNMKGVIVPPTPGVLSALGGLVADIRNDFIRTLYSDLDATLADKLATEAEALSLRARGWLSEQHGAAMPFTLHYSADMRYRGQSFEIEVMLEESWLAQANVSALHDAFDRQHQQLFGHCDASAPVQVINLRLVIASPTPKPTLNRLAAASGPVAVAQQTRAWIDGAEHQVDVVLRASLRAGHQLLGPVIIAQDDCTTCVPPHMQVRVDEFGNLLITPLEAH; translated from the coding sequence ATGGGTTACCGCGTTGGCGTAGATATTGGCGGCTCCTTTACTGATTTCGCCGTCCTGAACGAGCAAACGAATCAGATTCACACCTTGAAAGTGTTGTCGCGCCCGGATCAGCCCGGCAGTGAAATTCTTACCGGGCTGGCGCAGCTGGAACAACGCGACGGCATCGCACCACAGCAAATCGACTATTTTACCCACGGCACCACGGTGGGGATTAACGCGGTTATCCAGCGGCGCGGCGTCAAACTGGCGCTGTTCGCTACCGAGGGTTTTTGCGATGTGCTGGAGCTGGCGCGTCTGAAAATACCCCATATCCACGACCTGTTCTCACGCCGACCAGAGCCGCTAATCTCCCGTGACCGGGTGTTTGCCATCAAAGAACGTACCGACCGTAATGGTGCCGTGTTGCAGGATGTCGATCGTGACAGCGTGCTGGCGGCGATTGCGGGCGCGCGGGCGGCAGGGTGCCAGGGCATTGTGGTGGCGCTGCTGCACAGCTACCGCAATCGCCACAACGAAGCAGCAGTGAAAGCGATTATCAATGACCAGGCACCCGAACTGCTGACTTCCTGCTCGGCAGATATCTGGCCCATCATCCGTGAATACGAACGCACCATCACCGCCACCATTAACGCCTATGTTCAGCCAATGGTGATCCATTATCTCGAATCTTTTGAACGCGCCCTGAACACTATGGGGGTGACGCCGCCGCCACGGATCACCAAATCCAACGGCGGAGTGATGGGAGTGGAGCAGGCGAAAAGCGAATGCGTGCAGATGGTGCTGTCCGGCACCGCATCTGGCGTGATTGGTGCCAGCTTCCTCGCCAGTGCCTGTGGTTTTGACAAAATCCTTAGCCTCGACATTGGCGGCACCAGCGCCGATGTGGCGGTGATCATCGATGGCCAGGTGGCACAGGGTAATGGTGAAATCATCGGTGATTTCCCGATCTATATCCCCTCGGTGGCGGTGACATCAGTCGGGCAGGGCGGCGGATCACTGGCATGGATCGATAATCAGGGTGTGCTGCATATGGGGCCGGACAGCGCCGGTTCGCTGCCAGGGCCAGTATGTTTCCAGCGTGGCGGTACGCAGCCGACCGCTACCGATGCGTTTGCCGCCTGCGGCATGATCGGTCATGGCGATCTGGGTTATAACGCCGTCAGGGTGGATGTTGCCGCTGCGCGCGCAGCCTGGCAACCGCTGGCGGAAACCCTGGGTATCCCGGTGGAGGAGACGGCGGAAACCGCCATCCAACTGGCGATTTCCAGCATGTACAGCGATACCAGCGGCCTGCTGTCGCGTTTTGGCCTCGACCCGCGTGAATTCTGGTTCCTTGCCTTTGGTGGTGCCGGTCCGATGATGGGCTGCTTCCTGGCGCGTGAATTGAATATGAAAGGGGTGATTGTGCCGCCGACGCCAGGCGTACTGTCCGCGCTGGGTGGGCTGGTGGCGGATATCCGCAATGATTTTATCCGCACCTTGTACAGCGATCTGGATGCCACGCTGGCGGATAAGCTGGCGACGGAAGCGGAAGCGCTCAGCCTGCGTGCACGCGGCTGGCTGAGTGAACAACATGGTGCCGCAATGCCGTTCACCCTGCACTACAGCGCCGATATGCGCTATCGCGGTCAGTCGTTCGAAATTGAAGTGATGCTGGAGGAGTCCTGGCTGGCGCAGGCCAATGTCAGCGCCCTGCATGATGCCTTTGATCGCCAGCATCAACAGCTATTTGGTCATTGCGATGCCAGCGCACCGGTGCAGGTCATCAACTTGCGGCTGGTGATCGCCTCGCCGACCCCCAAACCCACGCTGAATCGTCTGGCTGCGGCCAGCGGGCCGGTAGCCGTGGCGCAACAGACCCGCGCGTGGATTGATGGGGCAGAACATCAGGTGGATGTGGTGCTGCGCGCCAGCCTGCGCGCCGGGCATCAACTGCTCGGGCCGGTGATTATCGCGCAGGATGACTGCACCACCTGCGTACCGCCGCACATGCAGGTGCGGGTAGATGAGTTTGGCAACCTACTGATTACTCCGCTGGAGGCGCACTAA
- a CDS encoding GNAT family N-acetyltransferase, with amino-acid sequence MDALTIPAQQWQRDDFTLSTERQRLDIDWIHDQLAVRSYWAKGQPRAKTERSIAGSLPFGLYHHNQQIGFARLVTDYTRFGWLCDVIIDENWRGHGLGSWLATCVREHPELQTVRRWMLSTNDAHQLYQRLGWRVVQDPHKLMEFPIS; translated from the coding sequence ATGGACGCCTTAACCATCCCCGCTCAGCAGTGGCAGCGCGATGACTTCACTCTCTCCACCGAACGTCAGCGCCTGGATATTGACTGGATTCATGACCAGTTGGCGGTGCGTTCGTACTGGGCAAAGGGACAGCCGCGGGCGAAAACCGAGCGCTCGATTGCCGGATCGCTGCCGTTTGGCCTCTATCATCACAATCAACAAATTGGCTTTGCCCGGCTGGTGACTGACTACACCCGCTTCGGCTGGCTGTGTGACGTCATCATTGATGAAAACTGGCGCGGCCACGGCCTTGGTAGCTGGCTGGCGACCTGTGTGCGGGAGCACCCGGAGTTACAAACGGTGCGCCGCTGGATGCTTTCGACGAATGATGCCCATCAGCTGTACCAGCGCCTCGGCTGGCGTGTGGTGCAGGATCCGCACAAGCTGATGGAATTTCCGATCTCCTGA
- a CDS encoding Lrp/AsnC family transcriptional regulator — protein MNGLMKLDRIDINILVQLQKDGRISNVNLADAVGLSPSPCLQRVKRLEQAGFITGYEAHINLTKITDSVTVFTEVTLSGHRREDFMKFENAVRDVDELMECHLITGGYDYLLRFITRSIEHYQEVIEKMLDAQIGIDKYFSYIVIKSPIMKSSVPLRSLIAKQNSVEFGV, from the coding sequence ATGAACGGCTTAATGAAACTCGACCGCATCGATATCAACATCCTGGTGCAACTACAAAAAGATGGCCGTATCAGCAACGTCAACCTGGCCGACGCCGTTGGACTTTCACCCAGCCCCTGCCTGCAACGGGTGAAACGTCTGGAGCAGGCGGGTTTTATCACCGGTTATGAAGCGCATATCAATCTCACCAAAATTACCGACTCGGTGACGGTGTTTACCGAAGTGACCCTGTCCGGCCATCGCCGCGAAGATTTTATGAAATTCGAAAACGCGGTACGTGATGTGGATGAGTTGATGGAGTGCCATCTGATCACCGGCGGATATGACTATTTGCTGCGTTTTATTACCCGCAGCATTGAACATTACCAGGAAGTGATTGAGAAGATGCTGGATGCGCAAATCGGCATCGATAAGTATTTCAGTTATATCGTGATTAAGTCGCCGATTATGAAAAGTAGTGTGCCGTTGAGGTCGCTGATCGCGAAACAGAATTCGGTGGAATTTGGCGTGTAG
- the gabT gene encoding 4-aminobutyrate--2-oxoglutarate transaminase, translating into MQNVMAEQQTYSDNSLLLDAREQHVPRGVVTAHPLVIERAKGSEVWDVEGNRYLDFVGGIGVLNVGHNHPAVVNAVTRQLGLVSHACFQVVAYPGYIELAQRLNQLVGNGQPFKSVFFTSGAEAVENAVKIARAHTQRSGIIAFDGAFHGRTLLGCTLTGMSQPYKQNFGPFPGEVYRLPFPNAFYGVSDEDCLQALDQLFAVQIAPERVAAIIIEPVQGDGGFLPAGASFMQALRRVTEKHGILLICDEVQTGFGRTGKMFAFQHSGITPDLITVAKSLGGGLPISGVVGKAAMMDAPLPGGLGGTYGGNALGCAAALAVLDLLENDNLLARSNQLGDKLNAHLQQLAEKYACIGDVRGVGFMQAVEIIDFETKRPDAVMTQKILDCACQEGLLLIKCGLHRSTIRFLAPLVTTDSQLEEALHIFDIALARASGRLG; encoded by the coding sequence ATGCAGAATGTCATGGCGGAGCAGCAAACATATTCCGATAACAGCCTGTTACTGGACGCGCGTGAGCAGCATGTGCCGCGTGGCGTAGTCACCGCGCATCCGCTGGTGATCGAGCGGGCAAAAGGCAGCGAAGTGTGGGACGTGGAGGGCAATCGCTACCTTGATTTCGTCGGCGGCATTGGTGTCCTTAATGTCGGCCATAACCATCCGGCGGTGGTGAATGCCGTCACCCGCCAGCTGGGGCTGGTGTCGCACGCCTGTTTCCAGGTGGTGGCCTATCCGGGTTATATCGAGCTGGCACAGCGTCTGAATCAACTGGTAGGTAATGGTCAGCCGTTCAAAAGCGTGTTTTTCACCAGCGGCGCGGAGGCGGTAGAAAATGCGGTGAAAATTGCCCGTGCCCATACCCAGCGCTCCGGCATCATCGCCTTTGACGGTGCGTTCCATGGCCGCACCCTGCTGGGTTGTACCCTGACCGGGATGAGTCAGCCTTACAAACAGAATTTTGGTCCATTCCCTGGCGAGGTGTATCGCCTGCCGTTCCCGAACGCGTTTTATGGCGTGAGTGATGAAGATTGTCTGCAAGCGCTGGATCAATTGTTTGCGGTGCAGATTGCGCCGGAACGCGTTGCCGCGATCATCATCGAACCGGTGCAGGGCGATGGCGGTTTCCTGCCTGCCGGGGCCAGCTTTATGCAGGCTTTGCGTCGTGTCACCGAGAAGCACGGCATTTTGCTGATTTGTGATGAAGTGCAGACCGGTTTTGGTCGTACCGGCAAAATGTTCGCCTTCCAGCATTCAGGTATCACCCCGGACCTGATCACGGTGGCGAAAAGCCTCGGTGGCGGTCTGCCCATCTCCGGCGTAGTCGGTAAAGCGGCGATGATGGATGCACCGTTACCGGGTGGGCTGGGCGGCACCTATGGCGGCAATGCGCTGGGCTGTGCGGCGGCACTGGCGGTGCTTGATCTGCTGGAAAACGACAACCTGCTGGCGCGCAGCAATCAATTGGGTGACAAGCTCAATGCGCATCTGCAACAGCTGGCGGAAAAATATGCCTGTATCGGCGATGTGCGCGGCGTCGGTTTTATGCAGGCGGTCGAAATTATCGACTTCGAAACCAAACGTCCTGACGCGGTGATGACGCAGAAGATCCTCGACTGCGCCTGCCAGGAAGGATTGTTGCTGATTAAATGTGGTCTGCACCGCAGCACCATCCGCTTCCTGGCACCGCTGGTGACGACGGATTCGCAGCTGGAAGAAGCGCTGCATATCTTTGATATCGCGCTGGCACGCGCCAGCGGCCGACTCGGATAA
- a CDS encoding 2-hydroxyacid dehydrogenase: MHIVYKSDPVRGAHWQRWLAQHAPDIQLHIWPETGDATQVEVLIAWQPPEDVLATFPNLQALLSVGAGADQFDLSTLPPHLPVVRMIEPGLTQGMVEYVTFAVLGLHRDMPRYFQQQREQQWQTHKIHTAGERRVGVMGLGELGQAALKQLVSLGFNCAGWSRTPRDIDGVRCWHGSDQLNDFLAHSDILVCLLPLTDSTRGLLNAELFARLPSGAALVQVGRGPQLNDDHLLAALACGQLSAAVIDVTDPEPLPAGHPFWHHPAIWLTPHIASQTQTDSAVAALLDNLRRYQRGEPMVGVIDRNRGY, encoded by the coding sequence ATGCATATCGTCTATAAATCGGACCCGGTGCGCGGGGCGCACTGGCAACGCTGGCTGGCGCAGCATGCGCCAGATATCCAGCTGCATATCTGGCCAGAGACCGGCGATGCCACCCAGGTGGAGGTGTTGATTGCCTGGCAGCCACCGGAAGATGTGCTGGCGACCTTTCCTAATCTGCAAGCGCTGCTGTCGGTAGGCGCGGGTGCTGACCAGTTTGACCTTAGCACGTTGCCGCCGCATCTGCCGGTGGTGCGCATGATCGAACCCGGCCTGACCCAGGGCATGGTGGAGTACGTCACTTTTGCCGTGCTGGGGTTGCATCGCGATATGCCGCGCTACTTCCAACAGCAGCGTGAACAGCAGTGGCAAACCCACAAAATACACACCGCCGGAGAACGCCGGGTCGGGGTGATGGGGCTGGGTGAACTCGGCCAGGCCGCGCTGAAACAGCTGGTGTCGCTCGGTTTTAACTGCGCAGGCTGGAGCCGGACCCCGCGTGACATCGATGGAGTACGTTGCTGGCACGGTAGCGATCAGTTGAATGATTTCCTTGCCCATAGCGACATTCTGGTGTGCCTGCTGCCGCTTACCGACAGCACACGCGGGCTACTCAATGCTGAACTCTTTGCCCGGCTGCCCAGCGGGGCGGCGCTGGTGCAGGTGGGACGTGGACCGCAGCTCAATGATGATCATCTGCTGGCGGCGCTGGCGTGCGGTCAGCTCAGTGCGGCGGTGATCGACGTGACCGATCCTGAGCCGCTGCCAGCCGGACATCCGTTCTGGCACCATCCGGCCATCTGGCTGACGCCGCACATCGCCAGCCAGACGCAAACCGACAGCGCGGTGGCGGCGCTGCTCGACAATCTGCGCCGCTATCAACGCGGCGAACCGATGGTCGGTGTCATCGATCGCAACCGGGGATACTGA
- a CDS encoding GNAT family N-acetyltransferase produces the protein MSITLRAMTADDIEQGFAMTQHLKWPHRREDWLQAQQLGEGVVAEEDGAYLGSAIGWRWGEQSATIGLVIVNDQFQGRGVGKQLMLALLEKFPGCNVRLHATEMGKGLYAKLGFNVTGHIQQHQTRALAAVPQVTIPTGLTLRNATPADADLLTELDHQAHGMWRPRLLNQLIAHSQTVILQDAQQRIHGFASLRRFGHGWAIGPVIAQSLPVAQALVAALMQGLGGEFVRIDTDGAQPLAAWLETLGLDQVDAPTTMIRGTPWSPQAGEMQAFGLMTQAMA, from the coding sequence ATGAGTATCACATTACGCGCGATGACGGCGGACGACATTGAACAGGGTTTTGCCATGACGCAACACCTGAAATGGCCGCACCGGCGTGAAGACTGGTTGCAGGCGCAACAGCTGGGCGAAGGCGTGGTGGCGGAAGAAGACGGTGCTTACCTCGGCAGCGCCATCGGCTGGCGCTGGGGTGAGCAGTCCGCCACCATCGGGCTGGTGATCGTCAATGACCAGTTCCAGGGGCGCGGTGTCGGCAAACAGCTGATGCTGGCGTTGCTGGAGAAATTTCCTGGCTGCAACGTACGCCTGCACGCCACGGAAATGGGCAAAGGGCTGTATGCGAAGCTCGGTTTCAACGTTACCGGCCATATCCAGCAGCACCAGACACGTGCGCTGGCGGCGGTACCGCAGGTGACTATCCCGACCGGGCTGACGCTGCGTAACGCGACCCCGGCGGATGCGGATTTGCTGACCGAACTGGATCACCAGGCGCATGGCATGTGGCGTCCGCGTTTACTCAACCAGCTGATTGCCCATAGCCAGACGGTGATCTTGCAGGACGCGCAGCAGCGTATCCACGGTTTTGCCAGCCTGCGGCGTTTTGGTCATGGCTGGGCGATTGGCCCGGTGATCGCACAAAGCCTGCCAGTGGCGCAGGCGCTGGTAGCCGCGTTGATGCAGGGGCTGGGCGGCGAATTTGTTCGTATCGATACCGACGGTGCGCAGCCGCTGGCCGCCTGGCTGGAAACGCTGGGACTGGATCAGGTTGATGCGCCCACCACCATGATACGGGGAACGCCGTGGTCACCGCAGGCCGGTGAGATGCAGGCGTTCGGGTTAATGACCCAGGCGATGGCCTGA
- a CDS encoding NAD(P)/FAD-dependent oxidoreductase yields MPAPIRYVQDSADFPESADVVVIGAGIAGSAATWELAQQGLKVVLVEKGLVGAEQSSRNWGWCRQQNRDERELPLIIYALQRWGELNAATGEELGFRRSGLVYATRNEEDIAAWEKWGRMAKNYGVRSDILSAEQAKAMTPGSTTAWLGGVSSPTDGHAEPRLASAGLVIGAQRLGAKVFQQCAVRGLDIAAGRVSGVWTERGLIKTSRVICAAGAWTSMFCRRHGIDLPLGNVIGTAFRTQPIEQAIAMPLYTPGFACRPQIDGSYTVSVSGRGRLEPGAQGIRYARQFFPTFKSRRKNLKFNPGIKPFFSGPEAMGSWEFDRQSPFERVRILDPAADASIVEEGLAAMRKEYPALANLKLAQSWGGMIDSTPDAIPVISTVAKLPGLVISAGYSAHGFGIGPGAGRLAADLATDGTPVVDPTPYRYSRLVDGSGLDAPGMM; encoded by the coding sequence ATGCCTGCGCCGATTCGTTATGTACAGGACAGTGCTGATTTCCCGGAGTCCGCCGATGTGGTGGTGATTGGTGCCGGTATCGCCGGTTCTGCCGCCACCTGGGAGCTGGCCCAGCAGGGGTTAAAAGTGGTGTTGGTGGAAAAAGGGCTGGTGGGCGCGGAACAGTCGAGCCGTAACTGGGGCTGGTGCCGCCAGCAGAACCGCGATGAACGTGAGCTGCCACTGATTATCTATGCGCTCCAGCGCTGGGGTGAACTCAACGCGGCCACCGGGGAAGAACTGGGTTTTCGTCGCAGCGGGCTGGTGTATGCCACGCGCAACGAGGAAGACATCGCTGCCTGGGAAAAATGGGGCCGGATGGCAAAAAATTACGGCGTGCGCAGCGACATTCTCAGCGCCGAACAGGCCAAAGCGATGACGCCGGGCAGCACCACCGCCTGGCTCGGCGGAGTTTCCTCGCCTACCGATGGCCATGCCGAGCCGCGACTGGCTTCCGCCGGGCTGGTGATCGGTGCGCAGCGTCTTGGCGCAAAGGTGTTCCAGCAATGCGCGGTGCGTGGTCTGGATATTGCGGCAGGCCGGGTCAGCGGCGTGTGGACCGAGCGTGGCCTGATCAAAACCAGCCGGGTGATTTGCGCCGCCGGGGCGTGGACGTCGATGTTTTGTCGCCGTCACGGTATCGATCTGCCGCTTGGCAATGTGATCGGCACGGCCTTCCGCACCCAGCCGATCGAACAGGCAATTGCGATGCCGCTGTACACCCCCGGCTTTGCCTGCCGCCCGCAGATCGACGGCAGCTACACTGTCTCGGTGTCCGGTCGCGGTCGTCTTGAACCCGGTGCGCAGGGCATTCGTTACGCGCGTCAGTTCTTTCCGACCTTCAAAAGCCGCCGCAAAAACCTTAAATTCAATCCTGGCATCAAACCGTTCTTTTCTGGCCCGGAAGCAATGGGTAGCTGGGAGTTTGATCGCCAGTCGCCGTTTGAACGGGTACGTATTCTCGACCCGGCAGCGGATGCCAGCATCGTTGAAGAAGGGCTGGCGGCGATGCGTAAAGAGTATCCGGCGCTGGCTAATCTCAAGCTGGCGCAATCCTGGGGCGGCATGATCGACAGCACCCCCGATGCCATTCCGGTGATCTCCACCGTGGCGAAACTACCGGGGTTGGTGATCTCAGCCGGGTACAGCGCACACGGTTTTGGTATTGGTCCGGGAGCCGGGCGGCTGGCCGCCGATCTGGCGACCGACGGCACGCCGGTGGTGGATCCGACCCCATATCGTTATTCCCGTCTGGTTGATGGCAGTGGCCTCGACGCGCCAGGCATGATGTAA